The following are encoded together in the Salvia hispanica cultivar TCC Black 2014 chromosome 6, UniMelb_Shisp_WGS_1.0, whole genome shotgun sequence genome:
- the LOC125192396 gene encoding carnosic acid synthase-like, producing MQVNNILAWLGLAMAAAWVVHTRWLDPWRHRRGLRFPPGPPCLPILGNVLQLGRNPHKSLAELAKRYGPLMSLKLGTQFVGVVSSPEMAREILQRQGLVFSMPFSAEAVCVLGHERMSMGLLSTASAQWRKLRRISKEHLFSPAALQASQHLRQERLRKLAAHVSERCGAPMNVGEATFATMSNLMFGTLFAIEIGNRRDLREHVNSLTRLAGAPNLADFFPLLAPFDPQGLRRNLTYHLRTLMALIQTLIDQRLQARTASDYHRTNDSLETLLDIVQGNEYDLSIEEIKHMFVDLIIAGSDTSAATAEWAMVELLLHPDKLAKLKAELNNLLGDQTCILQESDISKLPYLQATVKEVLRYHPAAPLLAPHVAKDETKINGYVIPKHAKIFINAWAISRDPAIWNNPDRFEPERFLDNDIDFGGHHFNLIPFGSGRKICPGMPLASRMLHCMIATLCHNFDWKLQQGTESKQFQREDVFGLVLQKKNPLWAIPINKV from the exons atgcAAGTTAACAATATTCTTGCTTGGTTGGGGTTGGCAATGGCAGCCGCATGGGTGGTCCACACTAGGTGGTTGGACCCATGGCGGCATCGGCGTGGACTTAGGTTCCCTCCGGGGCCGCCTTGTCTCCCGATCCTGGGCAATGTGTTGCAACTGGGGCGGAACCCGCACAAGTCCCTGGCTGAGCTCGCCAAGCGGTACGGCCCCTTGATGTCCCTGAAGCTCGGGACCCAATTCGTGGGAGTGGTCTCGTCGCCGGAGATGGCGCGGGAGATCCTGCAGAGACAAGGCCTCGTTTTCTCGATGCCGTTCAGCGCGGAAGCGGTGTGCGTCCTGGGGCACGAGCGCATGTCGATGGGGCTGCTGTCGACCGCCTCCGCCCAGTGGCGGAAGCTCCGCCGCATTTCGAAGGAGCACCTCTTCTCTCCCGCGGCGCTCCAGGCCAGCCAGCACCTCCGGCAGGAGCGGCTGCGGAAGCTGGCCGCACACGTCAGCGAGCGCTGCGGCGCCCCTATGAACGTCGGAGAAGCCACGTTTGCCACGATGTCCAACCTCATGTTCGGGACGCTTTTCGCGATTGAGATCGGGAACAGAAGGGATCTGAGGGAGCATGTCAACTCCCTCACCAGGCTCGCCGGAGCTCCCAATCTCGCAGATTTCTTTCCCTTGCTTGCTCCCTTTGATCCGCAGGGACTCAGGAGGAACCTCACTTATCATCTCCGGACTTTGATGGCACTCATCCAAACCCTAATCGATCAACGGTTGCAAGCCCGGACCGCCTCCGATTACCACAGGACCAATGATTCTCTTGAAACCCTCCTGGACATTGTGCAAGGAAATGAATATGATTTGAGCATTGAAGAAATCAAGCATATGTTTGTG GACCTGATCATTGCAGGATCGGATACAAGTGCAGCCACAGCAGAGTGGGCCATGGTAGAATTGCTACTCCACCCCGACAAACTAGCAAAACTCAAAGCAGAGCTCAACAATCTTCTTGGAGACCAAACTTGCATCCTCCAAGAATCAGACATCTCCAAACTCCCATACTTGCAG GCTACTGTCAAAGAAGTGCTCCGCTATCACCCAGCTGCACCCCTGTTAGCTCCCCATGTAGCCAAAGATGAAACCAAGATAAATGGATATGTAATTCCCAAAcatgcaaaaatatttatcaatgcTTGGGCTATTTCCAGAGATCCCGCCATATGGAACAAtccggatcgatttgagcCTGAACGATTTTTAGATAACGATATAGACTTTGGAGGGCATCATTTCAACCTAATTCCATTTGGTTCTGGACGGAAAATTTGTCCAGGCATGCCACTTGCTAGCCGCATGTTGCACTGCATGATAGCAACACTGTGTCATAACTTTGACTGGAAACTCCAACAAGGGACTGAATCCAAACAATTTCAAAGAGAAGATGTGTTTGGACTAGtattgcaaaagaaaaacCCTCTTTGGGCTATTCCTATCAATAAGGTTTGA